The DNA region CGGACATGCATGTTTTCCTGGCCGCGACGACGGTAGGTCAGGCGGTGGATCAGCCACGGGTAGCCGTGGAAGGCAAACACCACCGGCTTGTCGCTGGTGAAGATCGACTCGTACTCATGATCGTCCAGGCCATGCGGGTGCTCGCTCTTCGGCTGCAGTGTCATCAGGTCGACCACGTTGACGAAGCGTACCTTGAGATCCGGGAAGTGCTGGCGCAGCAGATCGGTGGCGGCCAGGGCTTCCATGGTCGGCACGTCGCCGGCGCAGGCAATCACCACATCCGGTTCGGCACCGGCATCGGTCGAGGCCCAGTCCCAGATCCCCACCCCCTTGGTGCAGTGCTTGATGGCCTGGTCGATGGTCAGGTACTGCAGTGCAGGCTGTTTACCGGCAACCACCACGTTGACGTAGTGACGCGAGCGCAGGCAGTGGTCAGTCGTCACCAGCAGCATATTGGCATCGGCCGGCAGATAGACGCGGATGACTTCGGCGCGCTTGTTGACCACATGGTCGAGGAAACCCGGGTCCTGATGACTGAAGCCGTTATGGTCCTGGCGCCAGACGTGGCTGGTCAGCAGGTAGTTCAGCGAAGGCAGCGGACGGCGCCATGGAATGTCCAGGGTGGTCTTCAGCCACTTGGCGTGCTGGTTGAACATCGAGTCGATGACGTGGATGAAGGCTTCGTAGCAGCTGAAGAAGCCGTGGCGGCCGGTCAGCAGGTAGCCTTCGAGCCAGCCCTGGCAGGTGTGCTCGGACAGGATTTCCATCACGCGGCCATCGGTGGCCAGATGATCGTTGGTTTCGTCTTCCGGCTTGTAGTCGGCCAGCCAGACCTTGGCGCTGGCATCCAGTACATCGCCCCAGCGGTTGGAGGCGGTTTCATCCGGGCCGAAGATGCGGAAGTTCTTCGAGTCCATATTGCCGCGCATCACATCGCGCAGGAACTTGCCCATCACGCGGGTGGCTTCGGCCACCTTGTTGCCCGGCTTGTCGAACTGGACGGCGTAATCGCGGAAGTCCGGCATTTTCAGATCGCGCGAAACCAGACCATGTACGTGCGGGTTGGCACTCATGCGCAGTTCGCCATGCGGCGCCAGGGCCGCCAGGTCCGGACGCAGGGCGCCGGATTCGGTGAACAGCTCATCCGGACCATAGCTCTTGAGCCAGGTTTCCAGTGCGTTGATGTGCTCCGGGGTCATGTCGGAGAACGGCACCTGGTGACTGCGCCAGTAGCCTTCCACCTTCTTGCCGTCGATTTCCTTCGGTCCCGTCCAGCCCTTGGGGGTCTTGAGGATGATCATCGGCCATTTCGGACGCGACAGCGGTTTGCCGGCCTTGTCTTCACGGGCGGCGCGCGCCTTGATATCGGCGATTTCGTCCATGATGGTGTCGAGTGTCGCGGCCATCTTGCGGTGGATGGCGGCGAAATCGTCCGGATCCTTGCCGATATCGACGAAGTAAGGCTTGTGACCATAGCCTTCGAACAGCTTGGTCAGTTCATCGGTCGACAGACGGGCCAAGACGGTCGGGTTGGCAATCTTGTAGCCGTTCAGATGCAGAATCGGCAGCACCACGCCATCACGCAGCGGGTTGAGGAATTTGTTGGAGTGCCAGCTGGTGGCCAGCGGACCGGTTTCGGCTTCGCCATCCCCCACGACGCAGGCGGCGATCAGCTCCGGATTGTCGAAGACCGCGCCATAGGCGTGCGAGACCGAGTAGCCCAGCTCACCGCCTTCGTGCATCGAGCCCGGGGTTTCCGGTGCCACATGCGAGGGAATGCCGCCCGGGAAGGAGAACTGCTTGCACAGTTTGCGCAGGCCTTCATGATCTTGCGAGACGTTCGGGTAAACCTCGGAGTAGGAGCCTTCCAGCCAGCTGTTGGCCACCAGACCCGGACCACCATGGCCAGGACCGGTGATATAGATCATCGGTTGCTTGCGGGCGTTGATGACACGGTTGAGGTGAACGTAGATGAAGTTCAGGCCGGGTGTCGTCCCCCAGTGGCCCATCAGGCGTGGCTTGATATGCTCGCGCTGCAGCGGTTGGCGCAGCAGCGGGTTGTCCATAAGGTAGATCTGGCCGACGGAGAGATAGTTGGCGGCGCGCCAGTAGGCGTGCATTTTATCCATCAGCGATTTGCCGAGTTGTGCCATGGGGAGTCCCGTATGAGTGCTGGAAAAAGGCCTACGCGAGGAGTCCGTAGAGTGAAATCGCAGTATAGGATGGCACCTGTATCTTTATATGATGCAAATCAAATAATTCGAAATATCTTTATGTAGAACTAAGCATTGGGGGCGAAAAAAAGCCCGCAAATGGCAAAAAATTTGCCGGCGGGCCGACTTTTCTGAGCGGAAAATGATGTGTGTGGTCAGTTTTTTTGATCGAAATGCGCTTTTTTTGCTTCTTGTTGTGTGTTTGCCTGGTTACTTTAATGCTTTTTGCAGGGTGGCTTCGTTGATCTCACCAATCCAGCGTTGCAAAATTTGGCCGTTTTTGTCGATCAGCAGGGTAAAGGGGATATTTATCGTCGGGTTGCCCAGTGCGGGGAGCAAATCCGTGCTGTTTTCGTCGCCAATCCAGATGGGGTAGCGAATTTTTTGCTGCTGAACGAACTGCTGGACTGGTTTTTTTTCGTCCAGGGCAATGCCAACCACCACGACGTTGCGTGGTTGCCATTTCTGGCTGAAGGCATTGAGCATGGGCATTTCCTTGCGGCACGGGCTGCACCAGGTGCCCCAGAAATTGACGATGACCCGCTTGCCGCGCAAGTCGGCCAATTTGACCTGGCGGCCATTCAGGTCGGTGAAGATCGTCTGGTCGAGTGCCGTGGCGTGGCTCAGGCCGGGCAGGAGGAGCAGGAGGCAAAGGAGCGGTCGGAGCAGGCGGATCATCATGGTGTTCTCTGGCGAAAGGTTCTGACAGTGCACGGGGCGAACGGGCTTGGTGCTAAAATGACACGGAATCCGGACAAGCGTTCAATCATAACGTGGCTGATGGTGTCATGCGAGCCGGTTTTGTGATTGTTTGTCATGTCCACAGGGTTGAATATCCTCGTGTCAACCCCCACCACTGAGCCATCTTCATTCTTCCTAGGAGGGCGTGATGCCCATACCGCACCTTTCCAATGTGCAGACCGGTCCCTTGCTGGAGCTGGAACGCCGCATCCTCGAGGCGCAGCCACAGATCGAGCACTGGTTCCGCAGTCAGTGGCATAACCATGCCACCCCGTTTTACGGCTCGGTCGATCTGCGCAATAGCGGTTTCAAGCTGGCACCGGTAGACATGAACATGTTCCCGGGCGGGTTCAATAATCTGAACACCGACATGACGCCGCTGGCGGTTCAGGCGGCCATGAGTGCCGTGGACAAGGTCTGTCCCGAGGCCAAGAGCGTACTGCTGATTCCGGAGAATCACACGCGCAATACCTATTATCTGCAGAATGTGGCCGCTCTGGTGCGCATCTTCGAACTGGCCGGCCTCAAGGTACGGCTGGGCACCCTGAACCCGGAAATCACCGAGCCGACCGAACTGATCGCTGCCAATGGCGTGCCGGTGCGCCTGGAACCGGTGCAGCGCCGTGGCAATCGTCTGGTGCTGGCGGATGGCTTCAATCCTTGCATGGTGCTGCTGAACAATGACCTGTCCGGCGGCATCCCCGAACTGCTGCAGAATATTGAACAGAATCTGATGCCTCCCCTGCATGCCGGCTGGGCCGTGCGGCGCAAGAGTCAGCACTTCCGCGCCTATGACGAGGTGGCGGCCGAGTTTGCCGAATTAATTTCGATTGATCCGTGGCTGATCAATCCGATGTTTGCCAGTGCCAGCGGGCTGGACTTTCAGTCGCGCCAGGGTGAGCAGCAACTGGCCGACAGTGTGTCCGATCTGTTGGCACGCATCCGCAGCAAGTATCAGGAAAACGGCATCGAGCACGAGCCTTTTGTGATCGTCAAGGCGGATGCCGGTACGTACGGCATGGGCGTGATGAGCGTCAAGTCGCCGGACGAGGTGATCGGTCTCAATCGCAAGGCACGCAACAAGATGGCGGTGGTCAAGGAGGGGCTGGAGGTCTCCGAGGTGATCGTGCAGGAGGGTGTCTATACTTTCGAGACGGTGGAGGATGCCGTGGCTGAGCCGGTGGTCTACATGATGGATCGCTTTGTGATCGGCGGTTTCTACCGGGTGCATACCGGCCGGGGCATCGATGAAAACCTCAATGCGCCGGGGATGCACTTCGTCCCGCTGTCGTTCGAGACTGCCTGCCTGCCGGACCGCCAGGGCAGCCCGGATTGTGCGCCGAACCGTTTCTATTCATACGGGGTGATCGCCCGGCTGGCCTTGCTGGCCGGTTCGCGCGAACTGGAAGCGACCGACCCGGACAACGATTGAGGAAAACCATGAGAGTCCTGTTTATTGCCGATCCGCTGGAGTCGTTCAAGATCTACAAGGACACCACTTTTGCCATGATGCAGGAGTCGGCCCGCCGCGGCCATGCCCTGGCCTTCGCCCGCGTGCAGGACATGGCGCTCGAGGGGGGGCGCATCATGGTGGACGCTACCAGCCTGACGCTGACTGGCGAACAGGATCCCTGGTATCGTGCCGGCGACTGTTACCGTCAGCCGCTGGCCGGGTTCAATGCCGTGGTGATGCGCAAGGATCCGCCGTTCGATCTGGAGTATCTCTACGCCTCGCAGCTGTTTACCCTGGCCGAGCAGCAGGGCTGCAAGGTGTTTACCAGCGGTCAGGCGCTGCGTGACTTCAACGAAAAGCTGGCGATCCTGCAGTTCCCCGATCTGATTGCCCCGACCATGGTGACCAGCAGCATCGGCCGGCTGCATGCCTTCGTCAATCAGCACTTCGATGCCATTGTCAAACCGCTGGATGGCATGGGCGGAGACAGCATTTTCCGCATTCGTCCCGATGACCCCAATCTGAACGTGATTCTGGAGACCATCACCCAGCGTGGCGCCCGCACAGTGATGATCCAGCGTTATATTCCGGAGATCCGCAACGGCGACAAGCGGGTGCTGGTGATTGACGGCAAGCCGGTGGATTACTGCCTGGCGCGGATTCCCAAGGCGGGAGAAACGCGCGGCAACCTGGCCGCGGGGGGGCGTGGTGAAGCCCGCGAGCTGTCCGCCCGTGACCGCGAGATCGCCGAAACCGTTGGTCCCATGTTGAAAAAGCGCGGGATTCTGCTGGCCGGGCTGGATGTCATCGGTGACTATCTGACCGAGATTAATGTCACCAGTCCGACATGCTTCCGCGAGATCATGGACCAGACCGGTTTGAATGTGGCCGGTCTGTATATCGATGCCCTCGAACGCGCCCTGGTCGCGCCGTGAACGGAGACAGTATGGAGAGGAAGGACAGCGTGCCGTCAGGAGAAAGTCCTTTCAAGGGCAAGACGGGGGTAGTACGGCTGGTGAATGCCCTTGGCTACTCGATTGACGGCATGCGTGCCGCCTTCCGGCATGAAGATGCCTTTCGCCAGCTAGTGTTGCTGGCGCTGGTGCTGGTGCCGCTGGCCTTTATCGTTCATGCCACACCGTTGGCCCGTGCCTTGCTGATTGCCAGCTCGCTGGCCACCCTGATCATCGAGTTGCTGAATTCGGCGATTGAGGCGGCGGTGGATCACACCTCGCTGGAGCGCCACCCTTTGGCCAAGCGCGCCAAGGATATGGGCAGTGCGGCCCAGTTGCTGGGTCTGATCAATCTGGCGCTGGTCTGGGGCGTCGTGCTGTTCGGCTGAGAGACCCGCTTGCACAAAACGAAAGGCGCTGCCGGTTGTCCGGCAGCGCCTTTTTTTACAGCAGATTCAGGGGATTACTTGGCAGCCCAGGGATCGCCGGCGGTGGGCAGATTGCCCTGGGTCCACCACTTGGCACAGTATTCCTTGCCCTGGTACATCACGCAGCTGCCCCCGTTATACGCGGCGCTGGCCGACCATTGTTGCAAACCGCCACCTTGCTGCAGCCAGACCGAAGACTGACCCGGGATATCACCCTGAGTCCACCATTGGGCCTTCCAGTCGGCACCGGCATAGCTGACGGTGTTGCCGCTGGTATAGATCTGGCTGGAGGACCACGGTGCGCCATTGACCGGGGTAACATCGCCACCGCCGTTGTCGGTGTTGCCGCCAGCGGTGTTGCCGCCGTTGTCGGTGTTGCCGCCAGCGGTGTTGCCGCCGTTGTCGGTGTTGCCGCCAGCGGTGTTGCCGCCGTTGTCGGTATTGCCACCAGCGGTGTTGCCGCCGTTGTCGGTGTTGCCACCAGCGGTGTTGCCGCCGTTGTCGGTATTGCCACCAGCGGTGTTGCCGCCGTTGTCGGTGTTGCCACCTTGCTGCCAAACGGCCGCCTGGCCCGGGACATCGCCCTGCGTCCACCACTTGGCGGTCCAGGTGCTGCCCGCATAGGTCACGGTGTCACCGGCGGTGTAGACCTGAGTCGCCGACCAGGGTTGGCCGTTGACAGGACCGCTGTTGCCGCCGGCGCCGTTATCGCCACCGCCATAGTTCGGGTCACGGGTGACACCGGTACCCCAATGATCTGCGTAGGCCTGGAAGATGCTGCTGAAGGCATAGGGGTCTTGCACGATGCCCGAGCACTGGGCATCCACATAGCTGCCATTGC from Paludibacterium sp. B53371 includes:
- a CDS encoding phosphoketolase, producing MAQLGKSLMDKMHAYWRAANYLSVGQIYLMDNPLLRQPLQREHIKPRLMGHWGTTPGLNFIYVHLNRVINARKQPMIYITGPGHGGPGLVANSWLEGSYSEVYPNVSQDHEGLRKLCKQFSFPGGIPSHVAPETPGSMHEGGELGYSVSHAYGAVFDNPELIAACVVGDGEAETGPLATSWHSNKFLNPLRDGVVLPILHLNGYKIANPTVLARLSTDELTKLFEGYGHKPYFVDIGKDPDDFAAIHRKMAATLDTIMDEIADIKARAAREDKAGKPLSRPKWPMIILKTPKGWTGPKEIDGKKVEGYWRSHQVPFSDMTPEHINALETWLKSYGPDELFTESGALRPDLAALAPHGELRMSANPHVHGLVSRDLKMPDFRDYAVQFDKPGNKVAEATRVMGKFLRDVMRGNMDSKNFRIFGPDETASNRWGDVLDASAKVWLADYKPEDETNDHLATDGRVMEILSEHTCQGWLEGYLLTGRHGFFSCYEAFIHVIDSMFNQHAKWLKTTLDIPWRRPLPSLNYLLTSHVWRQDHNGFSHQDPGFLDHVVNKRAEVIRVYLPADANMLLVTTDHCLRSRHYVNVVVAGKQPALQYLTIDQAIKHCTKGVGIWDWASTDAGAEPDVVIACAGDVPTMEALAATDLLRQHFPDLKVRFVNVVDLMTLQPKSEHPHGLDDHEYESIFTSDKPVVFAFHGYPWLIHRLTYRRRGQENMHVRGYIEEGTTTTPFDMVVMNQVDRFTLAIDVIDRVTKLSHTGAHVRQAFADKLIEHKSYIHTHGDDMPEIKNWTWPY
- a CDS encoding TlpA disulfide reductase family protein — translated: MMIRLLRPLLCLLLLLPGLSHATALDQTIFTDLNGRQVKLADLRGKRVIVNFWGTWCSPCRKEMPMLNAFSQKWQPRNVVVVGIALDEKKPVQQFVQQQKIRYPIWIGDENSTDLLPALGNPTINIPFTLLIDKNGQILQRWIGEINEATLQKALK
- the gshA gene encoding glutamate--cysteine ligase, encoding MPIPHLSNVQTGPLLELERRILEAQPQIEHWFRSQWHNHATPFYGSVDLRNSGFKLAPVDMNMFPGGFNNLNTDMTPLAVQAAMSAVDKVCPEAKSVLLIPENHTRNTYYLQNVAALVRIFELAGLKVRLGTLNPEITEPTELIAANGVPVRLEPVQRRGNRLVLADGFNPCMVLLNNDLSGGIPELLQNIEQNLMPPLHAGWAVRRKSQHFRAYDEVAAEFAELISIDPWLINPMFASASGLDFQSRQGEQQLADSVSDLLARIRSKYQENGIEHEPFVIVKADAGTYGMGVMSVKSPDEVIGLNRKARNKMAVVKEGLEVSEVIVQEGVYTFETVEDAVAEPVVYMMDRFVIGGFYRVHTGRGIDENLNAPGMHFVPLSFETACLPDRQGSPDCAPNRFYSYGVIARLALLAGSRELEATDPDND
- the gshB gene encoding glutathione synthase, whose translation is MRVLFIADPLESFKIYKDTTFAMMQESARRGHALAFARVQDMALEGGRIMVDATSLTLTGEQDPWYRAGDCYRQPLAGFNAVVMRKDPPFDLEYLYASQLFTLAEQQGCKVFTSGQALRDFNEKLAILQFPDLIAPTMVTSSIGRLHAFVNQHFDAIVKPLDGMGGDSIFRIRPDDPNLNVILETITQRGARTVMIQRYIPEIRNGDKRVLVIDGKPVDYCLARIPKAGETRGNLAAGGRGEARELSARDREIAETVGPMLKKRGILLAGLDVIGDYLTEINVTSPTCFREIMDQTGLNVAGLYIDALERALVAP
- a CDS encoding diacylglycerol kinase; the encoded protein is MERKDSVPSGESPFKGKTGVVRLVNALGYSIDGMRAAFRHEDAFRQLVLLALVLVPLAFIVHATPLARALLIASSLATLIIELLNSAIEAAVDHTSLERHPLAKRAKDMGSAAQLLGLINLALVWGVVLFG